The following are encoded in a window of Manduca sexta isolate Smith_Timp_Sample1 chromosome 16, JHU_Msex_v1.0, whole genome shotgun sequence genomic DNA:
- the LOC115447243 gene encoding pupal cuticle protein 36 — MKLFVLAAVLGVCLADRLDNKYLPPRGNAGAGFGPGFGGAGPKGGGSGFGGAGSGFGGAGSGFGGAGSGFGGGAGGAFGHGGAGSGFGGQAGGYSGAGGAGGYSGGASGQYSGRGGAASADANAQILRLNNEVTAEGFAYDFETSNGIRADAQGVATNGVQSQGSFAYKGDDGQDYSITYTADENGFVPQGAHLPTPPPIPEEILKSLEQNARDEAAGIVDDGTYRGEGAGAGGAGGYSGAGGYSGGAGGAGGFGAGGAGRAGGAGGFGTGGAGRAGGAGGFGAGGAGGAGGAGGFGAGAGGFGGRGSGGFGGAASRQYLAPNAGGRGSGSGNFNAQTGYQY; from the exons ATGAAACTG TTCGTCTTAGCCGCTGTCCTCGGTGTCTGCTTGGCAGATCGCCTCGACAACAAGTACCTGCCGCCCAGAGGCAACGCAGGCGCGGGCTTCGGGCCTGGCTTCGGAGGAGCCGGACCTAAAGGGGGCGGCAGCGGCTTCGGAGGCGCTGGCTCCGGTTTCGGAGGTGCCGGATCAGGTTTTGGCGGCGCGGGATCAGGCTTTGGCGGTGGTGCCGGAGGCGCTTTTGGCCATGGAGGCGCGGGATCTGGCTTCGGCGGCCAGGCTGGAGGATACAGCGGCGCTGGCGGAGCCGGCGGCTACAGCGGTGGTGCTAGCGGACAATACAGCGGCCGAGGTGGCGCCGCCTCCGCTGACGCCAACGCGCAAATCCTCAGACTGAACAATGAGGTGACAGCCGAAGGGTTCGCGTACGACTTCGAGACCTCCAACGGCATCCGCGCTGACGCTCAGGGAGTGGCCACCAACGGCGTGCAGTCGCAGGGCAGCTTCGCGTACAAGGGCGACGACGGCCAAGACTACAGCATCACCTACACTGCTGACGAGAACGGGTTCGTGCCCCAAGGCGCTCACCTCCCCACCCCGCCCCCGATCCCTGAGGAGATCCTCAAGTCTTTGGAACAGAACGCTCGCGACGAAGCTGCCGGTATTGTTGACGATG GTACTTACCGCGGTGAAGGTGCCGGTgctggcggcgctggcggcTACTCCGGTGCTGGAGGATACTCTGGAGGCGCTGGTGGTGCCGGAGGCTTCGGTGCTGGAGGTGCTGGCCGCGCTGGAGGCGCTGGAGGCTTCGGCACCGGCGGTGCTGGTCGCGCTGGAGGCGCTGGAGGCTTCGGCGCCGGTGGTGCTGGTGGAGCTGGAGGCGCCGGCGGTTTCGGCGCTGGCGCCGGTGGTTTCGGAGGCCGTGGATCCGGTGGATTCGGTGGAGCCGCCTCGCGCCAGTACCTCGCCCCCAACGCCGGCGGCCGCGGCTCCGGCTCCGGCAACTTCAACGCCCAGACCGGCTACCAGTACTAG